Within the Bacteroidota bacterium genome, the region TATGGCTACACATTGGTATAACCGTGCAAATTACAATCCTGCCTCTATTGCCAGGACGAATTATTTGTATGTTTTTACAAACGTGCGCCAGCAATGGTTAGGTGTTTCGGGTGCTCCAAAAGTCTTTAATATACAGGCCTCGGATTATATTCATCATTTGCATTCGGCTTTTGGCGTTTCGCTTGTTGGCGATAATATTGGCGTGACACAGTTTTACAACCCCATGTTTACTTATGCTTACCGGATTTCAGATGAACGCAACTGGCAACTTTCTATGGGGCTTTCTGCCGGTGTTTTTTCGCGTACAATTAATGGCTCTCTTTTTGAAGCTGAAACAACTAACGATCCTTCCATAGAGTATGATAAACAAACTAGGGTAAGCCCCGATGCCAATGTAGGACTAGAATTCCAAACTAACTATTTTATCATGGGCTTTTCCACCACCCATCTGTTGGCTCTTGGTAAATCGACTGATACTTACCTGAATACAAATCATCGCTATGGATATCTGATTTATAAAAATACCGAACCGGATTATTTCAATTATAATCTAGGAGTCCAGGTGGTCAATCGTCAGAACCTTACTGTTGTTGAAGG harbors:
- a CDS encoding PorP/SprF family type IX secretion system membrane protein produces the protein MKRPLKYLFIFTGLLSGSRLMAQADISMATHWYNRANYNPASIARTNYLYVFTNVRQQWLGVSGAPKVFNIQASDYIHHLHSAFGVSLVGDNIGVTQFYNPMFTYAYRISDERNWQLSMGLSAGVFSRTINGSLFEAETTNDPSIEYDKQTRVSPDANVGLEFQTNYFIMGFSTTHLLALGKSTDTYLNTNHRYGYLIYKNTEPDYFNYNLGVQVVNRQNLTVVEGNANVRFKNPTGLMKGSRELFDVGLTYRSTKQMTLLLGINITPDLRAGYAYDHSFSPGLAANWTHELMLEWRIPSRSAATKFICGNKEFWYR